A genomic window from Micromonospora violae includes:
- a CDS encoding glutamate-5-semialdehyde dehydrogenase, whose amino-acid sequence MSVVEQARRARDAAAELAVATRTVKDAALVAMADALVARTPEILAANETDLAAGREAGLSAAVLDRLALDAGRVAGIADALRQMAALPDPVGEVVRGSTLPNGLELRQIRVPFGVVGIIYEARPNVTVDAAGICLKSGNAALLRGSSSAAHSNAALVAVLRDAVAGAGLPADAVQLLDASSRDSVKELMRARGLVDVLIPRGGASLIRTVVEESTVPVIETGVGNCHVYVDAAADVAKAVAVTLNAKTQRLSTCNTAESLLVHAGIADAFLPPVLAALAEAGVTVHGSPEVAAYSAAVVPATEEDYATEYLSADISVAVVDSLDAAVAHIRRFGTGHTEAILTDSASAARDFVARVDAAAVMVNASTRFTDGGEFGFGAEIGISTQKLHARGPMGLPELTSTKYVVTGDGHLR is encoded by the coding sequence ATGAGCGTCGTTGAGCAGGCGCGACGGGCGCGGGACGCCGCCGCCGAGCTGGCCGTCGCCACGCGTACGGTCAAGGACGCCGCGCTGGTGGCGATGGCCGACGCGCTGGTGGCGCGTACCCCGGAGATCCTGGCCGCGAACGAGACGGACCTGGCGGCCGGCCGCGAGGCCGGGCTGAGCGCGGCCGTGCTGGACCGGCTCGCGCTCGACGCGGGCCGGGTGGCCGGCATCGCCGACGCGCTGCGCCAGATGGCCGCGCTGCCCGACCCGGTGGGCGAGGTGGTCCGTGGGTCCACCCTGCCCAACGGCCTGGAGCTGCGCCAGATCCGGGTGCCGTTCGGGGTGGTCGGCATCATCTACGAGGCGCGGCCCAACGTGACGGTGGACGCCGCCGGGATCTGCCTCAAGTCCGGCAACGCGGCGCTGCTGCGCGGGTCGTCGTCGGCCGCGCACTCGAACGCCGCACTGGTCGCGGTGCTGCGCGACGCGGTGGCCGGGGCCGGCCTGCCCGCCGACGCGGTGCAGTTGCTCGACGCCAGCTCCCGCGACTCGGTCAAGGAGCTGATGCGCGCCCGAGGGCTCGTCGACGTGCTCATTCCGCGCGGTGGCGCGTCGCTGATCCGCACCGTGGTCGAGGAGTCGACCGTGCCGGTGATCGAGACCGGGGTGGGCAACTGCCACGTCTACGTCGACGCCGCCGCCGACGTGGCGAAGGCCGTCGCGGTGACGCTGAACGCCAAGACGCAACGCCTCTCCACCTGCAACACCGCCGAGTCGCTGCTGGTGCATGCGGGCATCGCCGACGCGTTCCTGCCGCCGGTGCTGGCCGCGCTCGCCGAGGCGGGGGTGACCGTGCACGGCTCGCCCGAGGTTGCCGCCTACTCCGCCGCCGTGGTCCCGGCCACCGAGGAGGACTACGCCACCGAATACCTGTCCGCCGACATCTCGGTGGCGGTGGTCGACTCGCTGGACGCGGCGGTCGCGCACATCCGCCGCTTCGGCACCGGGCACACCGAGGCGATCCTGACCGACTCGGCGAGCGCGGCCCGCGACTTCGTCGCCCGGGTGGACGCGGCGGCGGTGATGGTGAACGCTTCGACCCGGTTCACCGACGGGGGCGAGTTCGGCTTCGGCGCGGAAATCGGCATCTCCACCCAGAAGCTGCACGCTCGCGGTCCGATGGGCCTACCCGAGCTGACCAGCACCAAGTACGTCGTCACCGGGGACGGGCACCTGCGCTAG
- a CDS encoding prenyltransferase/squalene oxidase repeat-containing protein yields MVDLEAAIGFVVAHGDAVERARLSWLRNGTAVPAEVLETAEVGQSPDGGWPASWGGEIASIDATCFRLAELDDLGALGRPAARRALDWLASRQESDGGWEEDESLADSAPEWARPGDPEAGFLVSANAGFWLTVAGLDARASGPLDHRVGGAYAGVVQAAAHSLAARLRPDGSWPSFLAAGWLSAAVLHRQEMFQESARIQVVLAERMPKMSPGDVAWLAATLRRAGIDLQDWIMVRALRRLSETQRSDGGWESDDGHQFDVHATLAAIRAARPAPPG; encoded by the coding sequence GTGGTCGACTTGGAAGCCGCGATCGGGTTCGTCGTGGCGCATGGGGATGCGGTGGAACGCGCCCGCCTCTCCTGGCTCCGCAACGGCACCGCCGTGCCCGCCGAGGTGCTGGAGACGGCTGAGGTCGGCCAGTCACCAGACGGCGGTTGGCCGGCCAGCTGGGGCGGTGAGATCGCCTCGATCGACGCCACCTGTTTCCGACTCGCCGAGCTGGACGATCTGGGCGCGCTCGGTCGTCCCGCCGCCCGCCGCGCACTGGACTGGCTGGCGTCCCGGCAGGAATCCGACGGCGGTTGGGAAGAGGACGAGTCGCTGGCCGACTCGGCACCGGAGTGGGCCCGGCCCGGCGACCCCGAGGCCGGGTTCCTGGTGTCGGCCAACGCCGGCTTCTGGCTCACCGTCGCCGGCCTGGACGCCCGGGCGTCGGGTCCGCTCGACCATCGGGTCGGTGGGGCGTACGCCGGGGTGGTGCAGGCCGCGGCCCACTCGCTCGCCGCGCGACTGCGCCCGGACGGCAGTTGGCCGTCGTTCCTCGCCGCGGGTTGGCTGAGCGCGGCCGTGCTGCACCGGCAGGAAATGTTCCAGGAGTCGGCCCGGATCCAGGTGGTGCTCGCCGAGCGGATGCCGAAGATGTCCCCTGGGGACGTGGCGTGGCTGGCGGCCACACTGCGCCGCGCCGGCATCGACCTACAAGACTGGATCATGGTGCGGGCGCTGCGCCGGCTGTCCGAGACGCAGCGCAGCGACGGCGGCTGGGAGAGCGACGACGGCCACCAGTTCGACGTGCACGCCACGCTGGCCGCGATCCGGGCGGCGCGGCCCGCGCCGCCCGGCTGA
- the moeZ gene encoding adenylyltransferase/sulfurtransferase MoeZ, with translation MSLPPLVEPAAELTVDEIRRYSRHLIIPDVGVTGQKRLKNARVLCVGAGGLGSPALLYLAAAGVGTLGIIDFDTVDESNLQRQVIHGVSDVGRSKAESAAASIREINPLVNVEIHNTALDRENVREIFAQYDLIVDGTDNFATRYMVNDAAVLLGKPYVWGSIYRFDGQASVFWAEHGPCYRCLYPEPPPPGMVPSCAEGGVLGVLCASIGSIQVNEAIKLLTGIGEPLVGRLMVYDALEMEYRKIKVRKDPNCALCGDNPTVTDLLEDYEDFCGAVSDEAQEATVDSTITALELKEWQDAGKDIFLVDVREPAEYEIVRIPGATLIPKGDIISGEALAKLPQDRQIVLHCKSGVRSAEALAALKAAGFKDAVHVQGGVLSWIKQIDPALPAY, from the coding sequence GTGTCGTTGCCCCCGCTCGTCGAGCCCGCCGCCGAGCTGACCGTAGACGAGATCCGCCGCTACTCACGTCACTTGATCATTCCGGATGTCGGGGTGACCGGCCAGAAGCGGCTGAAGAACGCCCGGGTGCTCTGTGTCGGCGCCGGTGGCCTCGGATCGCCCGCCCTGCTGTACCTCGCCGCGGCCGGCGTCGGCACGCTCGGCATCATCGATTTCGACACCGTCGACGAGTCCAACCTCCAGCGTCAGGTCATCCACGGGGTGTCCGACGTCGGCCGGTCCAAGGCCGAGTCCGCCGCCGCGTCGATCCGCGAGATCAACCCCCTGGTCAACGTGGAGATCCACAACACCGCGCTGGATCGGGAGAACGTCCGCGAGATCTTCGCCCAGTACGACCTCATCGTCGACGGCACCGACAACTTCGCCACCCGCTACATGGTCAACGACGCGGCGGTGCTGCTGGGCAAGCCGTACGTCTGGGGTTCGATCTACCGCTTCGACGGTCAGGCGTCGGTGTTCTGGGCCGAGCACGGCCCCTGCTACCGCTGCCTCTACCCGGAGCCGCCGCCGCCCGGCATGGTCCCCTCCTGCGCCGAGGGTGGCGTGCTCGGGGTCCTCTGCGCGTCGATCGGCTCGATCCAGGTGAACGAGGCGATCAAGCTGCTCACCGGCATCGGTGAGCCGCTGGTCGGCCGCCTGATGGTCTACGACGCCCTGGAGATGGAATACCGCAAGATCAAGGTCCGCAAGGACCCGAACTGCGCGCTCTGCGGTGACAACCCGACCGTCACCGACCTGCTGGAAGACTACGAGGACTTCTGCGGCGCGGTCTCCGACGAGGCGCAGGAGGCGACGGTCGACTCGACCATCACCGCGCTGGAACTCAAGGAGTGGCAGGACGCCGGCAAGGACATCTTCCTCGTCGACGTACGGGAGCCGGCCGAGTACGAGATCGTCCGGATCCCCGGCGCCACCCTGATCCCCAAGGGCGACATCATCTCCGGCGAAGCCCTCGCGAAGCTGCCGCAGGACCGGCAGATCGTGCTGCACTGCAAGTCCGGCGTCCGCTCGGCGGAGGCGCTCGCCGCACTCAAGGCGGCCGGTTTCAAGGACGCCGTGCACGTGCAGGGCGGCGTGCTCTCCTGGATCAAGCAGATCGACCCGGCACTGCCCGCGTACTGA
- a CDS encoding DUF3152 domain-containing protein, whose product MTPSSPHGPPRPPDPRPALRGVRPALLRMRRRRHRSVLLALLVLAAAIGVTVSRGGEPSSEPPATTQGGMGHGGGVAAHPTPTSYPSVGAGRFTVADGETPVHGADGPLRRYRVVVERGTGQDADAFAARVDEVLADPRSWIASDELRVQRVADARSADFTIYLATPVTSERMCAEGGLTTERYTSCRLPGQVIINLARWMEAVPDYGAPLDTYRTYVINHEVGHEFGENHEACPGPGEPAPVMQQQTYGLEGCVANAWPYLDGRRYAGDIVP is encoded by the coding sequence ATGACGCCGTCGTCCCCGCACGGGCCGCCCCGGCCGCCTGACCCGCGGCCGGCGTTGCGGGGTGTGCGTCCGGCGCTCCTGCGGATGCGTCGGCGTCGTCATCGCAGCGTGCTGCTCGCGCTGCTCGTGCTCGCCGCCGCCATCGGCGTGACGGTGAGTCGGGGCGGCGAGCCGTCCAGCGAACCGCCGGCCACCACCCAGGGCGGAATGGGCCACGGCGGCGGGGTGGCCGCGCACCCGACACCCACCAGCTACCCGTCGGTCGGAGCGGGACGGTTCACCGTGGCCGACGGTGAGACACCCGTGCACGGCGCGGACGGGCCGCTGCGCCGATACCGGGTCGTCGTCGAACGCGGCACCGGCCAGGACGCCGACGCGTTCGCCGCCAGGGTGGACGAGGTGCTGGCCGACCCGCGCAGTTGGATCGCGTCCGACGAGCTGCGGGTGCAACGGGTGGCCGACGCCCGGTCCGCCGACTTCACCATCTACCTGGCCACCCCGGTCACGTCCGAGCGGATGTGCGCCGAAGGCGGGTTGACCACCGAGCGCTACACCTCCTGTCGCCTGCCCGGTCAGGTCATCATCAACCTGGCCCGCTGGATGGAGGCGGTCCCCGACTACGGCGCTCCGCTCGACACCTACCGGACCTACGTCATCAACCACGAGGTGGGCCACGAGTTCGGTGAGAACCACGAGGCGTGCCCCGGCCCTGGGGAGCCCGCCCCGGTGATGCAGCAGCAGACGTACGGCCTGGAGGGCTGCGTCGCCAACGCCTGGCCCTACCTCGACGGCCGTCGTTATGCCGGGGACATCGTCCCCTGA